gtttattgtgaactcaGGTACATAGTTTATTATGAACTCAGGTACCTAGTTTATTATGAACTCGggtacctagtttattgtgaactcaGGTAActagtttattgtgaactcaGGTAACTAGTTTATTATGAACTCGggtacctagtttattgtgaactcgtgtacctagtttattgtgaactcgtgtacctagtttattgtgaactgtacctagtttattgtgaactcaGGTACCTTGTTTATTGTGAACTCAggtacctagtttattgtgaactcgggtacctagtttattgtgaactcaggtacctagtttattgtgaactcgtgtacctagtttattgtgaactcaggtacctagtttattgtgaactcaggtacctagtttattgtgaactTAGGTTCGTATAAGATAAGAAGATCTTGCACGACGCCGATTCGCCCGTTAACGATTCTACAATCATTTGTGCCGGTGAAACGTTGGAAATGGACCCCCGTGAACATACCCGTGGAAAATGGAAACATGGaacccggttccattttcaacgttgagAATGgggttccattttccacgggggtGCATTTTCAACGTTCCACCGGCTCTAGAGTCTAGTCCTGCATAAGTCTAGCTTTGTTGGTGAATACCTTGGTTATAGTTTATGAACAAAATTACATCACTACAAAAACCTGCTTATACATCaatcaatgtatacatcacaacAACAACACCTTTCTATcacaaaagtaaacaaaaacaaagacgGTGATAGTTTTATGATCATATTTAAAAAGTCTCGAATTGATAttcaaaaattatatttgataaatgttttcttattttcagATTCATTTAGTCAGGAACCCATGGTTGTTAGACGTGTcctaaatatataataattagtATTGTAGTTCTTAAATCTATCAACTAAACAATCacgaactatatatatatttgtataagtgTCATGGTGTCATCTGCGTCTACTTCAAAAAGTCAACTACTGCCTTACGGCCTTTCGGCCGgcgattgtttgtttgtttgttttcggTTCTTATTGTCCCGTGGACAGGCACGCCATTTTAAGGCGGGGTTTCCATGTAGTAGTTGGttactacctcactgaacaacatacgggaggctcGTCGCATGTCTCCATGAGCAATGAGGGTAAAGCTGACGAACCGACGcagttttattatttatatacatgccACTGCAGGGAAAATGAGCAGGAAGCGACAGATTGGAGGAAAGAGAGAGAAAGGCAATAATAAAAAAGAGAGGCATTTACAAAGTGATGAATATGGGTTAAAGAATCAGCAACATCCTGATAAAAAGACAGAGATGAAAGCAGAAATGAAAGAGAAGGGTAGGTATAACAAAGAAAGaattaaaacaaaccaaacagtAACAAAAGATGTCAACAACACATccgtcatgtacatgtactcttGAAAATTATATATGTTCAGTTAAAAATATTCAAGTCCTAGCCAACCTGAAAGAGCAAGACTTAAGTGACAAAGATATTATCGCATTCAGGAACTTATAAGTCTCGTAACAAAGATAAATTTTCTGAATGTGTTTCAGGTGTAAAAACTAGATCTATGTCGCGATCGCACGACCACCAGAAACACACCAGGGTAGAATCATCCGAAGGAAGAAAATGGACTTCATTCGAAAGCACCCATTTACGGAGGTAGGTGGATCAGACATGTTAAACAGTCATACGCCAAGTATTTACTTCATCTTTGACTGTGTAAATGTTTAGATATCATACTTACTTCATAAATGACAGTGTGAATgtttaaatgtcatatttactttatcaactattatgtaaatgtacagaAGTCATATCTACTTCatcaaatattatgtaaatgaaCGGAGGTCATATTTACTTCATAAAATACTATGTAAATGAACAGGGGTCATATCTACTTCATTATATATTATGCAAATGTTCAGAGGTCGTATCTACATATTTAAGATAATTTGTTTAGAGATAACTTCATAAATGATTGTAATTGCTTAGCGATAATAATAACGTCATGAATGACTGTAATTGTTAAAAGATTAACTGATTCCATGAACGACTATTGTTTAAAGATAATATCATGAATGACTATAATTGTTTATAGGTTTTGTTTACTTCATGAATGATTGAATGGATACACCTGTATGTATGTTCAGATCACTTTTGAATTGGCAAATCATTCATACATGACGATGTGTATATACTGTTAAcgtaataaatgttttatacataGAAATCACATACGTATATAGTTAAAATGATAATGTGCACGAGAGATGCAGGGGAAATGTAATCTATACTCAAATTTCATTTACcttaataaaatgttatttgtcTCGAGTAACCTTTCCTATCTACGTTACAGAGCTGTCACCTTTATACCAGAGGATCATCAAGACTTTTGGGAATTGGTACAACAAATGGTGATGACCAAAACCAAAGAGGAATGTCAAGAACAACATCAGAAAGACATTGCCAAGGAAAGAAAACGTCCAAGCGTACATCTACTACCTGCTGAGGATAGCAACCATTGTAGAGATGAAGAATACAAATGTCAAGGTGCTGAAGTCAGCCGAACGAGTCGGATAACTTACAAAT
This Pecten maximus unplaced genomic scaffold, xPecMax1.1, whole genome shotgun sequence DNA region includes the following protein-coding sequences:
- the LOC117319656 gene encoding zinc finger protein 58-like (The sequence of the model RefSeq protein was modified relative to this genomic sequence to represent the inferred CDS: added 37 bases not found in genome assembly); this encodes MSRSHDHQKHTRVESSEGRKWTSFESTHLRRAVTFIPEDHQDFWELVQQMVMTKTKEECQEQHQKDIAKERKRPSVHLLPAEDSNHCRDEEYKCQGAEVSRTSRITYKCQVCNEGFSQKSNMQLHLRPHTTRRTCKCDNCGRGFNDKSYRCKNVRIYDTKHVIANRVGRSSKPTVI